In Granulicella mallensis MP5ACTX8, the sequence TGCCCGAGCCGAACTCCCATCCCTCGCAACCCGAAACTCAATCCGACCGGGAACTTCGCGCTGCCGGGGAACTGCCTGTGGCTATGCTTCTGGCCTGTACCGGCGGCGGTCTCGATGCCTTCGTCTACCTCAACCACGGCCACGTCTTCGCTGCTGCCATGACGGGCAATGGCATCTTCCTTGGCGTCGCTGTACTGCAGCACAACTGGGCGCAGGCCGGTCGCCACCTGGTACTGCTCGCCTCCTTTGTCGTTGGCGTCTTCAGTTCCAAGGCGCTTGCCGGCACTCTCAAGCGGCACGCCATCGTCATCGGTCTGCTGGGCGAGATTGGCATGCTCTTTCTCGCCTCGTGGTTGCCGGGCTCGTTTCCCGACGGCGTCTTCGTGCCCATGCTCGCGGTGGTTGCCGCGTACCAGACGGCCAGTTTCAGAACCGCCGATACCTACTCTTACAACTCGACCTTCATGAGCGGCAATCTGCGCGCAGCCATCGAAGGCCTCTACGATGCCTTTACTCCCAGCCATCGCGAGACAGGCCTGCGCCAGTTCCGGAAGCTGGCGTTGATCGTCGCCAGCTTCCTGGCAGGGGCGATCATCGGAGCCATTCTGGCTCCACGCCTGTTCAACCACACGCTGTGGTTCTTCGACGTGCTGCTGCTCGTCGTGCTGGCGTTGGTGATACGCCACAGCCGGGATATTCGGGAAAACTCGTAAATTGCTCATTTAGCAAGAGAATCTAAAAGGTGTGAACCGAAGTCCACGCCGGCTCACGCATTCTTTAGACGCAACTATAGCACTATGGTTGCAGAAAATGTGATAGCAACTAACTCATGTTTGGATTAGCGCAAGTAGAAGCCTTCCATCCGTTCGGAGCTCCCAAACTCGCCGCTCATCCGCTGACTCACCCACTGGAGCACCTGGGTTCGACGTAAGGCAAGATTCGTAGCTAGTTGCACCTCTGAATCGCTGCACAGACTTACGATCTTTGTCCCCACCAGCAGGTCACTACTCTCTTTACCAGCAAGCTGACGCACATATTCTTTGGCTTCCTGCGCTTTCTCAACGGTCTCCGCAGCGTAGAGCCCGCGATGGACTCCCTCGGCCCAGAAGCGATAAAAGCATTGCTCGGCTACAGAGATAGCCATATTCAAATCATCGACGCCGATCAGTTTGTCGTTGCGAAACACCGTCTCCGGTTCCTTTACGGTCTCACCGGCGATCCTGTAATCGGCTGTCATCGTGTCACCGACGGTTGGCAGAAAGTCATCCACCCGCAGTACCCAGCGGAGCAGCCGCAAGGGTTCGAGAGATAGCCATACAGTGTTGATCTGTTCTATCGTCCAGTGCCCATCAGGCAGTAGCAGCAGATCGCGCTCGGTGTCGCCGAGGCGGTTGTAGAGTCCGTGCTCGCGCAGAGTCTGCAGATGTCGGTGACGTGCAGTAACCTCAATGCCTTCTGGGAGCTCTTTGGTCTGAAGAAAGACCTCATGACCGGCACGTTCGGTCAGTACCGCATGCAACAGGGCCAGTTCGGCGAACTCGCGTCGCAGTTCCGGACCTGATGGCAAGGGTTGGGGGTTGTTCTTCTTCTCCGGCGTTCGGGTGAGATAGCTGAGAAGCAGACCCATCAGCACAGCGGCAATCACGACAACGCTCACTCCTGCGCCCCCGGCACCCAGAAAGCCGAGATAGGCCACAAAAAAGAACAGCGGTAGTAGAAGCAGGACGAACTGCCTCAACTCCTTGCGTGCTCGTCGATCTTTGTGTGCGCGCCGCAGGGCAACCCTGCCGGAACGCCACGTCTCTCGGTGGAATAGCCGCCGCCAATAGTTGTTCGAAAACAATCGCAGAAAAAGGGACCGCATCGGATCTCAAGCATATCTGGACGTAGTTGGGGATGTCGTACACGTTCATGAACTGTGGCACGCACAAGCGCTTGAATGTACTCTAATTTTGCAACGCACTATCCCTTACCTACCTCATCTGCATAGGAAGTGTTGAAGTGCTGTTTGGCATGGCGAGGAGCATGATGGTTTCCAATCCTATGAATAAGTTCAGCCGGAGGCGTTTCTGCGCCGTTTCCGTAGCCGCCGCCCTTTCAAGCCAACACCTCGCGTGGGCCGCCACGAAGCAAAGCCCGTTTGCGATGGTGTCCGCGGCCGACCATGACCGCGTCCTGCGTCTCGCCGATCACTGGCTGCCGGAAGCTCCGCAAACGATTACGTCCTTTCATTCCTCCAGGAGCCCCGCTGGCCCGCACGACTTCTTCTCCGAGGCCGACTACTTCTGGCCCAACCCGGCAAATCCGGCTGGTCCCTACAAAGAGATCGACGGCAAGAGCAATCCGGACAACTTCCAGGACCATCGCCGTGCAATGATTCGCCTGAGCCAGGCGATGCCCGCGCTGACTGCCGGGTACGTCCTCACGAAGCGCAAGGACTACGCCCATGCGGCTGCGGCGCACCTGCTGGCATGGTTCGTTACGCCAGCCACGCGGATGAAGCCCAACCTCGAGTACTCGCAGGGCGTACGAAACGGAGGCCCAACGGGCCGCAGCTACGGCATCATCGACACGCTGCATCTGGTCGAGGTCGCCCGTGCCGCCGGCTTCCTGCGGAAGTTTTTCACCCCTGCGGAGTGGGCCGACCTGCGGAGTTGGTTCCGTGACTATCTCCTCTGGATGAAGACCAGCGAGAAGGGCATGCGCGAGCGAGATGCGACTAATAATCACGCCATCTGCTGGGCCCTGCAGGCGGCGGAGTTCGCCCACCTTGATGGCGACGAAGACACCCGCGCGGAGGTTCGCGAGCGCTTCGAGACGGTGCAACTGCCGATGCAGATGGCGCCTAATGGCAGCTTCCCCCGCGAACTCGCCCGCACCAAGCCCTACGGGTACTCCATCTTCAACTTCGACGCGGCGGCGGCGCTCTGCTGGTCGTTGGGCCAGCAGGAGATGGTTCGCTTCTCGCTCCCCGATGGACGTGGGATGTGCAAGGCCGCGGAGTTCCTGGAGCCGTACCTGGCGGACAAGGATAAGTGGCCCTACGCGCACGACGTGCAGCACTGGGAGAGTTGGCCGGTCCGCTCGCCGGGGTTGCTCTTCTGTGGCGTGGCGTGTGGACGCGAAGAGTACCTCGCTCTCTGGCGCAAGCTCGATCCCGATCCTACCGATCCCGAGATCATTCGCAACTATCCGATTCGCCAGCCGGTGCTGTGGGTGTAGCTATAACTTCTTCATTGGGTGATGAGATTGCTCACGGACAAAAGCGGGTACCCCTACCAATTTGGGGAGTAGGGGAATATTTGCGTTCCTTGTGGTTTCTATACCAAGAGCGGTCACAGGGGTAAGCGATATCTCGGTCGCCGAAGCTCTCTCTGCTTCCATTTTGCAGCTCTGCGGTTTCCGTTCGAAATGAATTCGCTACCTGTGTCGACATCGGGGCTACCCGTAATGAGCGGTTTTGTCGCACACAGGCCTGCCCTAAGAATCTGTCCAGGAGTGGAACACCACGATTATGTCTTTCGTTTCAAGAAGCTCGCGCTTCCTTTTAGCAGCAGGTCTCATCACCGTCTCCAGTTCACTCTTGCGGGCACAACAAAATGAGCCTCAAAAACCTGACAACAGTATTTTGTCGATGATTCAGCACTTTTCAGAAGATGCTCCCGGAGCGTGGACCGCAGACCAATTGACAACCATGGGCCGTATTCGCGATGCGGCGCTTACCGATCCCTATGCCTATAACGAACTCGACCACCTGGCCAACAACATTGGGCCGCGTCTGGTGGGCTCTGTCCAGGCGCAGGGGGCTGTCGACTGGGTGGCGGAAGAGTTGCGCACGCTTGGCGCGAAGGTCACGCTCGAAAAGACCATGGTTCCCCATTGGGTGCGTGGGGAAGAGCAGGCCTCTCTCACGTCATGGCCTGGAGGAGTTCCAGGTACACAACAAAAAATAGTGGTGACCGCCCTTGGAGGGAGTCCGCCTACGCCGAAAGAGGGGCTTACAGGCGAGGTCGTGGTCCTAAACAGTTTTGCCGAGCTAAAAGCTCTTCGTCCAGGCTCTCTGAAGGGTAAGATCCTCGTCTTCAATCGCCCCTTCGACAAGGAGCTTGCGGCAGCGGGGCAGGGAATCGCCGCCTATGAGCAAAGCGTCTTGTACCGAGCCCTGGGGCCCACCGCAGGCGGTGCTGCAGGCGCTGCTGCGGTACTAGTCCGGTCCGTCGGCAGTGCGGACTTCAGGCTGCCACACACAGGTGAGACTCTCTATGCGAAGAATGTGGTTCAGGTTCCGTCGGCAGCTCTGGCTGCTGAGGATGCCGACCTGATTGCTACCCTGGCAAAACAAGGACGACTTACCTTGCACCTGACCTTGACGACTCAGATCCTGCCGGATGTGCCAAGTTACAACGTCATTGCCGACTGGCCGGGAACCGAACATCCCGAACAGATCGTCATGGTTTCGGGCCATTTGGACTCCTGGGATCTGGGCACCGGAGCGATTGACGACGGAACCGGAATCGTCATGTCCATGCAGACGATTCACCTATTGGCGAAACTTGGAATCCACCCTCGCCGGACAGTGCGATTCGTTGCCTGGATGGGAGAGGAGTCGGGTGCACAAGGAGCGCTCACTTACGCCCACGATCATGAATCGGAGATCGGTTCGCACGTGGCTGTTCTGGAAGAGGATTTTGGAGCTGACCACCCCATTGGTTTGACGTTCAGCGGAGCAGCCGCCCTCAGAGGATATCTGGCGCCTCTCGCGAAGGTCTTAGACCCAATCGGTGCGAGCATGATCACTCCGGGCGATGAAATTGGCGAGGATGTCGCGCCGCTGATCAGTAAAGGCGTACCGGGATTCACTGCAGCCCGTGATCCACGTTTTTATTTCCAATATCACCACACGGCAGCCGACACCTTTGACAAGGTTGATCCCAAAAATCTGGCCGCAAGCGCAGCGGTTATGGCCGTTACCGCGTATGCGCTGGCGGATGCTGAGACCCCGGCACCTCGGTGAGGATTTGCCAAAGCGCCTCCAGGTCTTGTGCCCGGTCCTGTCAGAACCGGGCACAACAGGTTTTACGGCGTATGGCAGCTTACGGCACAGGGACTTGCAGCGAAGGGTTTACCACCAGCTCTTTGGGAACCTTGAATAGGGACGTCAAGATATCCTTAGTTGCATTCACGGAGACGCCATGGCCCGCTTCGCACGAATTTCTTCCGTCGCCCTCAGTTGCACGTTGCTTGCGTCTTCCTTTGCAGTTGCCCAGACGCCACCTGTAACCGCCCCACACGCGATGGTCGTCACGATTCACCATGACGCCACGGACGCCGGAGTCGAGATCCTGCGCGAGGGCGGCAATGCGATCGATGCGGCGGTTGCCGTCGGCTTTGCCCTGGCGGTGGTGCACCCGGCGGCCGGCAACATCGGTGGCGGAGGCTTCATGCTGATTCGCCCGGGCACCAAAGCTCTGGCTCACGGACAGCCGCACTTCCTCGACTACCGCGAGAAGGCCCCCGCCGCTGCCGGTACCAACATGTATCTCGACGCGCAGGGCAATGTTATTCCGAAGATGAGCACGGTCGGCTCCAAGGCCAGTGGTGTTCCCGGCACCGTCGCCGGTCTCACCTATGCGGAGAAGCAGTACGGCCGGCTGGGCCTCGCAAGGGTCATGCAGCCGGCCATCAAGCTCGCGCGTGACGGCTACGTGCTCACCGAAGAAGAGGCGCACACCCTGCACAGCGGCGTCCTCAGCCAGTTCCCGGCGTCGTACCGCATCTTTCAGCGGAACGGCAGGTTCTACGAAGCCGGAGAGCGCTTCCGGCAGCCCGAGCTCGCACATACTCTCGAACGCATTGCCACTGATCCGGAGGATTTCTACCGGGGCAAGATGGCCGCTGAGATAGCCGACTTCGAGAAGGCCAACAACGGCCTCATCACTGCGCAGGACCTCGCGATGTACCAGGTCAAGGAGCGTACCCCGCTGGTCGGCCACTATCACGGCTATGAGGTGCTGACCTCGCCTCCGCCCAGCTCCGGCGGCATCGTGCTGCTGGAGACGCTGAACATCCTCAGCGGCTACGACCTGCCCAAGGTCGGGCCGGACCGCAGCCCGGCGCAGATTCACCTCATCACGGAAGCCTTCCGCCGTGCCTACATGGATCGTGGCGACTACCTCGGAGACCCCGACTTCAACACCATGCCGCTCGCGCAGATGGCCGATCCGAAGTACGCCGAAGCCTGGCGCAAGACAATTGACCCGACCAAGCCTTCGCCTTCCGCAACGCTGGTGCGTCCTGCAGGCTTCATGCCTGAGCCGCCGCAACCCGAGGCGCAGCCGCATGAGTCGCCGCAGACTACGCACTTTTCTGTCGTCGATGCCGACGGCAACGCCGTGTCGAGCACCTACACGCTGAACTTCGGCTTTGGTTCGGGCGTCACCGTCGACGGCCTCGGATTCCTGCTCAACGACGAGATGGACGACTTCGCCTCAAAAATGGGCGTTCCCAACGGCTTCGGGCTGATCCAGGGGCCGGCCAACGCGATCGCGCCGGGCAAGCGCCCGCTCAGCTCCATGACACCGACCATCGTCAGCGAGCCTTCGAGCTACACCTATCACAAGCTCCTGGGCCACACGACTTCGTCCGTGGTGCGGCCCGGCAAGCTGCGGCTTGTGCTCGGCTCGCCCGGCGGTTCGACGATCATCACCACGGTCGCCAATGACCTTATCAGTGTGCTCGACAACGGCCTCGATGTTCAGGCCGGAGCAGATGCACCGCGCTTTCATCATCAATATCTGCCGGACGTGCTGCAGTTCGAGAAGACCTTTCCCCAGGCTCCTATCGCTGCTATGAAGGCCGCAGGCTATGTCACGAAGCGCGAGGCGGAGTTCGATGAGAAGAGCGCCGGCCAGTGGGGAGACAGTGAGCTGATCGCCGTCGATCCCAAGACCGGAGTGCTAATGGGTGGGCAGGACAAGCGGCATCATTTCGGCAAGGCTGCGGGGTATTAGGGCGACGACGTTTCGCTGTTGTCTTTCTTCCTTTCACAAGCTTTGTGGAAAGGCCGGAAAACCTAAATACCCACCCATGCCACCATAGACACAATGAGCTTCTTCAACCTCTTCGGAAAGTCCAAGTCCTCGACGCCCAAAGCGGAACCTACCCCCAAACCTACGCCACCGCCCGCGACCCAGGAGACCGTAACCCTTCCCGCAGGCTCCCTCCTTCAGCGAGCCCCGGAGGTCGCACCGGGAAAGCGCCCCGAAGACACCCCGGCCACCGTCCGCGCCTATGACGAGTTCGGCCGTGAGGTGCTTATTCCCGTCGAGGCCTGGCGTTCCAGCGTCCTGCCTGCCGCGCTCGAGAGAGTGAAGGACGATCCCAACCAGCTCTACAACCTTATCGTCGACGCCCTTCAGCTTCGCCTCGCCTCCGATATGCTTCCCGCCGCCGAGCGTCTCCATGAGATCGACCCTCTGCCCGAGCGCGGAACCACGATCTACGGAATCGTGTTGATGGAGAGCGGCGACCCGCTTGCCGCGAGCCGTCTCTTCGAAAGCTATCTCGCCGAGAAGGGTTCCAGCGGTGTGATCCTGACCAACCTCGCCAAGGCGCAGACCGCCCTCGGGCAGGAAGCGGAGGCCGAGGCGACGCTCTGGCGTGCGCTCGAAGCCGATCCTAACCAGGAGAACGGACTCGGCTGGTACACCGCGATGGCCCGCGATCGTGGCGGCGAGGAGGCTTATCTCGAGGCTATGCACCGCGCCGCCGACCTTCCCTCGGCGTGGCGTCCGCAGGTCTGGCTGGCGCGAGCCGCTCTGGAGCACAACGACGTGTCGCAGGCTATGACGTTCTACGGGCAGGCGCTCGAACGTGCCGGAAGACCGGCTCCACTGGTGCTGCTGCAATCGATGAGCGGCGACCTCGGCCAGACCGGACACCTCCGCGAAGCGCTGGCCCTCACGCGCCCTGCCTACGAGGCGAAGACCCACGGTCTCGCCGTCGGCAACAACCTCATCAAGGCTTCGCTGGACCTCGGTGAGATCGGCACGGCACGGGCCATGGTCGAAGAGCTCTACACATTGAACCATCCCGACTGGGCCGATAACCTCCACTTCTGGGAGATGGAGATTCGCCGCAGCGAACTCGCCCAAAATGGACTCCAGCCTGAATCCTTGCCCGAGCCCAGGGTGACGACCTACAGCATCGAGGGTCCGGTCTGGTTGCCAGGGAACGCACCCTCGCGCATTCTCTTCGCACTGCCCGCACCGCGCCGCGCCAAGGTGGTCTTCCTCGGTTCGAGCATCACCGGCCAGCAGCCGCAGCAGTTCTTCGCCGGCCAACTCCCGGATGCGCCCGGACGCCTCAGCCGTGCGCTTCCTCTCTTCCTCGCCGAGAGTACGTTCCTGCATCTCGGCCTCGACACGGACACAATCATTCCCTGGGTAGAGCGCGGCGGGTTCGCTGTTGTTTCCGCTCCGTGGGGCGAACAGGAGTCCGTAGAGTACGCACGCAAGACGAACTCCGATGCGGCGATCAGCGTCCACATCCACTGCGTCGAACAAACGGCAGAGGTGACGCTGCGCATCCTCCGTGCTCAGCCTGAATCCGCTGAGCCCGCAGTCTTCGCGGAGTTCACGGTACCCTTCAGCTTCGAACAGGCTGGCACCGGCGCGCTGGGAATCTGGTCGCAGTTGGCGAACAGGCTCGTGCAGCTCTTTGGGAACACGCCTGCGGCGGTCGAGCCTTCGCGCTACACGCTGCCCGCAAACAATGGCCTTGGGACCTATCTGCTGCGGCTGGAGCAACTGCTGGCCGTACGCTGCGCAGGCAGCGAGGATGAAACGATGAACTCCCTCAGCGGCCTTCGCGAGATCGTACGCGGCGAGCTGGATCTTGCGCTCAGCACTCCGCATAGCCTGCCCGCGCGTCTGATCCTGCACGAGACCTTGTTGCGGCTTCGCGATCTGCAGCCGCATATCGCGGCCGAGTTCCGTCAACCCACGGAGCTGTTGCAGCAGCGGTATTCGCTGCCGGACTCGCAGGCGAATGCGATTCTTGAGCGCCAGTTGCGGGCTATCTATGGAGATGGAGATACAAGCGAAGGCGTTTAGTTGTTGCCCGCTTTTGCCGTTGTTTGTTTTTCGTCGTTGTCGTTGCTTGTTTTTCGCCGTCATCCTGAGCCGTAGGCGAAGGACCCCCGAATTAGTAGCGGCACAGTCGCATGGGGAACACCCAGGCAAACGCTGCTGGGGCCAGGAAGCTGCGTTCGCTCAAATGGGCATCGTGCAAAATGCGGGGATCCTTCAGCTACGCTTCAGGATGACGACGAAAAACAAACAACCTCAACCATGGTGCGCGATATACGTCGCATGAATCTCGTTGCGCAGGCGTTCTGTCAGCGCCTC encodes:
- the ggt gene encoding gamma-glutamyltransferase; translated protein: MARFARISSVALSCTLLASSFAVAQTPPVTAPHAMVVTIHHDATDAGVEILREGGNAIDAAVAVGFALAVVHPAAGNIGGGGFMLIRPGTKALAHGQPHFLDYREKAPAAAGTNMYLDAQGNVIPKMSTVGSKASGVPGTVAGLTYAEKQYGRLGLARVMQPAIKLARDGYVLTEEEAHTLHSGVLSQFPASYRIFQRNGRFYEAGERFRQPELAHTLERIATDPEDFYRGKMAAEIADFEKANNGLITAQDLAMYQVKERTPLVGHYHGYEVLTSPPPSSGGIVLLETLNILSGYDLPKVGPDRSPAQIHLITEAFRRAYMDRGDYLGDPDFNTMPLAQMADPKYAEAWRKTIDPTKPSPSATLVRPAGFMPEPPQPEAQPHESPQTTHFSVVDADGNAVSSTYTLNFGFGSGVTVDGLGFLLNDEMDDFASKMGVPNGFGLIQGPANAIAPGKRPLSSMTPTIVSEPSSYTYHKLLGHTTSSVVRPGKLRLVLGSPGGSTIITTVANDLISVLDNGLDVQAGADAPRFHHQYLPDVLQFEKTFPQAPIAAMKAAGYVTKREAEFDEKSAGQWGDSELIAVDPKTGVLMGGQDKRHHFGKAAGY
- a CDS encoding tetratricopeptide repeat protein produces the protein MSFFNLFGKSKSSTPKAEPTPKPTPPPATQETVTLPAGSLLQRAPEVAPGKRPEDTPATVRAYDEFGREVLIPVEAWRSSVLPAALERVKDDPNQLYNLIVDALQLRLASDMLPAAERLHEIDPLPERGTTIYGIVLMESGDPLAASRLFESYLAEKGSSGVILTNLAKAQTALGQEAEAEATLWRALEADPNQENGLGWYTAMARDRGGEEAYLEAMHRAADLPSAWRPQVWLARAALEHNDVSQAMTFYGQALERAGRPAPLVLLQSMSGDLGQTGHLREALALTRPAYEAKTHGLAVGNNLIKASLDLGEIGTARAMVEELYTLNHPDWADNLHFWEMEIRRSELAQNGLQPESLPEPRVTTYSIEGPVWLPGNAPSRILFALPAPRRAKVVFLGSSITGQQPQQFFAGQLPDAPGRLSRALPLFLAESTFLHLGLDTDTIIPWVERGGFAVVSAPWGEQESVEYARKTNSDAAISVHIHCVEQTAEVTLRILRAQPESAEPAVFAEFTVPFSFEQAGTGALGIWSQLANRLVQLFGNTPAAVEPSRYTLPANNGLGTYLLRLEQLLAVRCAGSEDETMNSLSGLREIVRGELDLALSTPHSLPARLILHETLLRLRDLQPHIAAEFRQPTELLQQRYSLPDSQANAILERQLRAIYGDGDTSEGV
- a CDS encoding M20/M25/M40 family metallo-hydrolase; the protein is MIQHFSEDAPGAWTADQLTTMGRIRDAALTDPYAYNELDHLANNIGPRLVGSVQAQGAVDWVAEELRTLGAKVTLEKTMVPHWVRGEEQASLTSWPGGVPGTQQKIVVTALGGSPPTPKEGLTGEVVVLNSFAELKALRPGSLKGKILVFNRPFDKELAAAGQGIAAYEQSVLYRALGPTAGGAAGAAAVLVRSVGSADFRLPHTGETLYAKNVVQVPSAALAAEDADLIATLAKQGRLTLHLTLTTQILPDVPSYNVIADWPGTEHPEQIVMVSGHLDSWDLGTGAIDDGTGIVMSMQTIHLLAKLGIHPRRTVRFVAWMGEESGAQGALTYAHDHESEIGSHVAVLEEDFGADHPIGLTFSGAAALRGYLAPLAKVLDPIGASMITPGDEIGEDVAPLISKGVPGFTAARDPRFYFQYHHTAADTFDKVDPKNLAASAAVMAVTAYALADAETPAPR
- a CDS encoding YoaK family protein, which produces MLLACTGGGLDAFVYLNHGHVFAAAMTGNGIFLGVAVLQHNWAQAGRHLVLLASFVVGVFSSKALAGTLKRHAIVIGLLGEIGMLFLASWLPGSFPDGVFVPMLAVVAAYQTASFRTADTYSYNSTFMSGNLRAAIEGLYDAFTPSHRETGLRQFRKLALIVASFLAGAIIGAILAPRLFNHTLWFFDVLLLVVLALVIRHSRDIRENS
- a CDS encoding alginate lyase family protein, producing MMVSNPMNKFSRRRFCAVSVAAALSSQHLAWAATKQSPFAMVSAADHDRVLRLADHWLPEAPQTITSFHSSRSPAGPHDFFSEADYFWPNPANPAGPYKEIDGKSNPDNFQDHRRAMIRLSQAMPALTAGYVLTKRKDYAHAAAAHLLAWFVTPATRMKPNLEYSQGVRNGGPTGRSYGIIDTLHLVEVARAAGFLRKFFTPAEWADLRSWFRDYLLWMKTSEKGMRERDATNNHAICWALQAAEFAHLDGDEDTRAEVRERFETVQLPMQMAPNGSFPRELARTKPYGYSIFNFDAAAALCWSLGQQEMVRFSLPDGRGMCKAAEFLEPYLADKDKWPYAHDVQHWESWPVRSPGLLFCGVACGREEYLALWRKLDPDPTDPEIIRNYPIRQPVLWV